In one window of Candidatus Poribacteria bacterium DNA:
- a CDS encoding methylcobamide--CoM methyltransferase, which yields MSSDALFEPLPREEVTKAVERRYPSRIPLVRARWWGEGLWNQHGERLNELGKYPEDTVTLWANPLDIGRMGLSWKAQRSGRGHDSNCIIDDWAHLDEFIEKMPDPEEDPQYDGLIEQAAKLKASGRYILFGWWALFFERPWGIRGMENLMLDYHLEPENIHRLHDALCEQYCRHLRRAARDLGPDGFWTSDDLGHQTQLMMSPPVYREFLLPYYQRVGDCLRELGMHWWLHSCGNNTEILGDLADAGVDVFHPVQKHTMDEQSVSDIYGDRMTFLAGIDVQHILPEDDPAGVRREVRYLIDTFDREGGGMCLGAGNGIVGGTPFENIEAFLHEAIVYGAEHRGRFAR from the coding sequence ATGAGCTCCGATGCGTTGTTTGAGCCGTTGCCGCGCGAGGAGGTTACCAAGGCGGTCGAGCGTCGCTACCCGTCGCGTATACCGCTCGTGAGAGCTCGGTGGTGGGGCGAAGGGCTGTGGAACCAGCACGGCGAGCGACTCAACGAGCTGGGGAAGTATCCCGAAGACACGGTGACGCTTTGGGCAAACCCGCTGGACATCGGGCGGATGGGGCTCTCCTGGAAAGCCCAGCGCTCCGGTCGAGGTCACGATTCCAACTGCATCATCGACGACTGGGCGCACCTCGACGAGTTCATCGAGAAGATGCCCGACCCGGAGGAGGACCCGCAGTACGACGGTCTGATCGAGCAGGCTGCGAAGCTGAAGGCGTCGGGGCGCTACATCCTCTTCGGCTGGTGGGCGCTGTTCTTCGAGCGGCCGTGGGGCATCCGGGGGATGGAGAACCTGATGCTCGACTACCACCTCGAGCCGGAGAACATCCATCGGCTGCACGATGCCCTGTGCGAGCAGTACTGCCGCCATCTTCGCCGCGCCGCCCGCGACTTGGGCCCCGACGGGTTCTGGACGAGCGACGATCTGGGCCACCAGACGCAGCTCATGATGAGCCCGCCGGTCTATCGCGAGTTCCTACTGCCGTACTACCAACGCGTCGGCGATTGCCTTCGCGAGCTCGGGATGCACTGGTGGCTCCATAGCTGCGGGAACAACACGGAGATCCTAGGCGATCTGGCAGATGCCGGCGTCGACGTGTTCCACCCGGTTCAGAAACACACGATGGACGAGCAGAGCGTCTCAGACATCTACGGCGACCGAATGACGTTCCTCGCCGGTATCGACGTGCAGCACATTCTGCCCGAGGACGACCCAGCCGGCGTTCGGCGCGAGGTGCGCTACCTGATCGATACGTTCGACCGCGAAGGCGGCGGCATGTGTTTGGGAGCCGGCAACGGGATCGTCGGCGGCACGCCGTTCGAGAACATCGAGGCGTTCCTGCACGAAGCAATCGTCTACGGCGCAGAGCATAGGGGCCGGTTCGCGCGCTGA
- a CDS encoding arylsulfatase has translation MSQAELPNRPNVVFVITDDQGYGDLSCHGNPVLRTPNLDRLHDESIRLTNFHVGPTCAPTRAGLMTGRYCNCTGVWHTIAGRSLLRQGEVTMADVFRASGYRTGMFGKWHLGDNYPFRPHDRGFDVALYHGGGGVSQTPDYWGNDYFDDTYFDRGEPRSFDGYCTDVWFSQAMEFIQQNASSESPFLCYLATNAPHAPYRVPERYAEPYVGRVPDDRARFYGMIANIDENVGRLRAHLSELDIERETVLIFMTDNGTSAGCRLDRESFVTEGFNAGMRGVKGSEYDGGHRTPFFLRLPGGTGRDVTQLTANIDILPTLAELCGMSHESLSSVHGTSLVPLIRGDGHGWRDRVVVTDSQRVERPIKWRKSATMTARWRLVNGTDLYDILADPEQRTDLAVAHPDVVEGLRESYERWWELVSERFDDDPAIIVGTDAEPVTDLTSHDWHNEQSDCAWNQGMVRQGHRCNGDWAIEVASGGVYRVELRRWPIEEGRAMSEGIPGETIDWYTGGRAIPFVVARLRVGEREWSQEVDPASPGVAFSVDLPEGRMRLQTWLTEATGEQLGAYYVYISRQA, from the coding sequence ATGTCTCAAGCGGAACTCCCAAACCGACCCAACGTCGTGTTCGTCATCACGGACGACCAAGGCTACGGCGACCTCTCCTGCCACGGCAACCCCGTCCTGCGAACGCCGAACCTGGATCGCCTCCACGACGAGAGCATTCGTCTGACGAACTTCCATGTCGGGCCCACCTGCGCCCCAACGCGCGCGGGCTTGATGACCGGGCGATACTGCAACTGCACCGGCGTCTGGCACACCATCGCGGGAAGGTCGCTGCTCCGTCAGGGCGAGGTGACCATGGCGGACGTTTTCCGCGCCAGCGGGTACCGAACCGGCATGTTCGGCAAGTGGCACCTCGGCGACAACTACCCGTTCCGACCGCACGACCGAGGGTTCGATGTCGCGCTCTACCACGGCGGCGGCGGGGTCAGCCAGACGCCCGACTACTGGGGCAACGACTACTTCGATGACACGTACTTCGACCGGGGCGAGCCGCGATCCTTCGACGGCTATTGCACCGACGTCTGGTTCAGCCAGGCGATGGAGTTCATCCAGCAGAACGCTAGCTCGGAGAGCCCGTTCCTCTGCTATCTGGCAACGAACGCCCCGCACGCCCCCTACCGCGTTCCCGAACGCTACGCCGAGCCGTACGTCGGTCGCGTTCCCGACGACCGCGCCCGCTTCTACGGTATGATCGCCAACATCGATGAGAACGTCGGGCGGCTACGCGCGCATCTGTCGGAGCTCGACATCGAGCGCGAGACGGTCTTGATCTTCATGACGGACAACGGCACGTCCGCCGGATGCAGGCTGGATCGCGAGAGCTTCGTAACGGAAGGCTTCAACGCCGGCATGCGCGGCGTCAAAGGCTCCGAGTACGACGGCGGACACCGCACGCCGTTCTTCCTGCGCCTGCCAGGCGGAACCGGACGCGACGTGACTCAGCTCACGGCGAACATCGACATCCTCCCGACACTGGCAGAGCTCTGCGGCATGTCGCACGAATCGCTGTCCAGCGTCCATGGCACGAGCCTGGTTCCCCTGATCCGGGGAGATGGACACGGCTGGCGCGACCGTGTCGTGGTCACCGACTCGCAGCGCGTCGAGCGCCCGATCAAGTGGCGCAAGAGCGCGACGATGACCGCGCGCTGGCGGCTCGTGAACGGCACGGACCTCTACGACATCCTCGCAGACCCCGAACAGCGAACGGACCTCGCGGTGGCGCATCCCGACGTCGTCGAGGGGCTGCGCGAATCCTACGAACGCTGGTGGGAACTCGTCTCGGAGCGGTTCGATGACGACCCGGCGATCATCGTCGGAACCGACGCCGAGCCCGTCACCGACCTGACATCGCACGACTGGCACAACGAGCAGAGCGACTGCGCCTGGAACCAGGGAATGGTTCGCCAGGGGCATCGGTGCAACGGCGACTGGGCAATCGAGGTCGCTTCGGGCGGAGTCTACCGTGTCGAGCTCCGCCGCTGGCCCATCGAAGAGGGCCGCGCAATGTCGGAGGGCATCCCCGGCGAGACGATCGACTGGTACACCGGAGGCAGAGCGATTCCGTTCGTCGTCGCGCGTCTGCGAGTCGGCGAGCGCGAGTGGTCGCAGGAGGTCGATCCAGCCAGTCCAGGCGTCGCGTTCAGCGTCGATCTGCCGGAAGGACGGATGCGCCTCCAGACGTGGCTCACCGAGGCCACCGGCGAGCAACTGGGCGCGTACTACGTTTACATCTCGCGGCAAGCGTGA
- a CDS encoding arylsulfatase, producing the protein MSSGLPNIVFILADDMGYGDVGCYGATKIPTPNMDRLASEGMRFTDAHSASAVCTPSRYGILTGRYCWRTRLTSGVLGGFGAPLITGTRRTVADLLRERGYTTAAIGKWHLGLDWRVQGGRRLSDVHGNDGGWNLDGFDVDYEHPFADGPLAHGFDTWFGIAGSLDMPPYCFLENNRPFGVPDREKAVLYNQQRMGPQTADWRDDQVDTTFAKRAVDYIEDCSQSQGRKPFFLYLTPSSPHRPCEVRPDFVVGASQAGDRGDMVVLFDWVVGQVMDALDRCGVAENTLLVVTSDNGARATCANGEDYGHRSNGRWRGQKADIWDGGHREPFIVRWANGVRAATVCDAPICLGDFAATVADVVESPLPADMGEDSHSYYPSLLDPRVVSRRPAIVHHSLDGMFSIRHEGWKLIEGLGSGGFSEPRREEPADGGPVGQLYDLASDPSEQSNVWAERPDVVNHLSSLLDGFHRSGRSVSH; encoded by the coding sequence ATGTCGAGTGGGCTGCCCAACATCGTCTTCATCCTCGCCGACGACATGGGGTACGGCGACGTCGGCTGCTACGGCGCGACGAAGATACCGACGCCTAACATGGACCGGCTCGCGTCCGAAGGGATGCGGTTCACCGACGCCCACTCGGCGTCTGCCGTCTGCACGCCAAGCCGGTACGGCATCTTGACGGGGCGCTACTGCTGGAGAACACGCCTCACGAGCGGCGTCCTCGGAGGGTTCGGCGCGCCGCTGATCACGGGAACGCGCCGCACCGTCGCCGACTTGCTTCGGGAGCGCGGCTACACGACGGCAGCCATCGGCAAGTGGCATCTGGGCCTCGATTGGCGCGTCCAAGGCGGACGACGGCTGTCCGATGTCCACGGCAACGACGGCGGATGGAACCTCGACGGGTTCGACGTCGACTACGAGCATCCCTTCGCCGATGGACCGCTCGCGCATGGGTTCGACACATGGTTCGGGATCGCCGGCTCGCTCGACATGCCGCCCTACTGTTTCCTCGAGAACAACCGCCCGTTCGGCGTTCCAGACCGCGAGAAAGCCGTGCTCTACAACCAGCAGCGGATGGGTCCACAGACGGCGGATTGGCGGGACGATCAGGTAGACACGACGTTCGCGAAACGCGCCGTGGATTACATCGAGGACTGCTCCCAGTCGCAGGGTCGCAAGCCCTTCTTCCTCTACTTGACGCCGTCATCACCTCACCGGCCGTGCGAGGTCCGTCCAGACTTCGTCGTTGGCGCGAGCCAGGCTGGAGACCGGGGCGACATGGTCGTCCTGTTCGACTGGGTCGTCGGGCAGGTGATGGACGCCCTCGACCGATGCGGCGTCGCAGAGAACACGCTGCTGGTCGTTACGAGCGACAACGGAGCGCGGGCGACCTGCGCCAACGGCGAGGACTACGGTCATCGGTCAAACGGTCGGTGGCGCGGTCAGAAAGCCGACATCTGGGACGGTGGGCACCGGGAACCGTTCATCGTGCGATGGGCGAACGGCGTTCGGGCGGCAACCGTCTGCGACGCGCCGATCTGTCTCGGCGACTTCGCCGCGACGGTCGCGGACGTGGTCGAGTCGCCGCTGCCAGCGGACATGGGCGAGGACAGCCACAGCTATTACCCGTCGCTGCTCGACCCGCGCGTCGTCTCGCGCCGACCGGCAATCGTGCACCACTCGCTCGACGGCATGTTCTCGATCCGCCACGAAGGTTGGAAGCTCATCGAAGGACTCGGATCGGGAGGCTTCTCGGAGCCTCGTCGCGAGGAGCCTGCCGACGGTGGGCCCGTCGGGCAGCTCTACGACCTCGCGTCGGACCCGTCCGAGCAGAGCAACGTCTGGGCGGAGCGCCCCGACGTCGTGAACCATCTGTCGTCTCTGCTGGACGGTTTCCACCGTTCGGGAAGAAGCGTCTCGCATTGA